The following coding sequences lie in one Paracidovorax avenae genomic window:
- a CDS encoding TetR/AcrR family transcriptional regulator, with product MPSTVSPKTQRPATAREGRALQKGQQTKAAIVDAALGLATHIGLEGLSIGALADVTGMSKSGVFAHFGSREELQISVVREYHVRFEHEVFYPAMSAPRGLPRLRALFDNWMKRTSIEIDSGCIYISGAVEFDDRTGPVRDALANSVLTWHAAMKRAIDQCKELGEVRADVESEQMLFEIHGLILALHYEARFLQTPGSLGRATAGFDNILARYAASPAG from the coding sequence GTGCCGTCCACCGTATCCCCCAAAACCCAGCGTCCCGCCACTGCGCGGGAGGGCCGTGCGCTGCAGAAAGGCCAGCAGACCAAGGCGGCCATCGTCGATGCGGCATTGGGACTGGCCACGCATATCGGGCTGGAGGGCCTGTCCATCGGCGCCCTCGCCGACGTGACGGGCATGAGCAAATCGGGCGTCTTCGCTCACTTCGGCTCGCGCGAGGAGCTGCAGATATCCGTCGTCCGCGAGTACCACGTGCGGTTCGAGCACGAGGTGTTCTATCCCGCCATGTCGGCGCCCCGCGGGCTGCCCCGCCTGCGCGCGCTGTTCGACAACTGGATGAAGCGCACCTCCATCGAGATCGACTCGGGCTGCATCTACATCAGCGGGGCCGTCGAATTCGACGACCGGACGGGGCCGGTGCGCGACGCGCTCGCGAATTCGGTCCTGACCTGGCACGCCGCCATGAAGCGGGCGATCGACCAGTGCAAGGAGCTGGGCGAGGTGCGCGCAGACGTGGAGTCCGAGCAGATGCTGTTCGAGATCCACGGCCTCATCCTCGCCTTGCACTACGAAGCACGCTTCCTGCAGACGCCCGGCTCCCTGGGCCGGGCCACGGCCGGCTTCGACAACATCCTCGCCCGCTATGCCGCCAGTCCGGCGGGTTGA
- a CDS encoding sensor histidine kinase — MTSVLRNRLLFFLVLPLCALALAGAWLDYRSADAAASRHDQRLVRLLPALADSLAGPSRREGEPPVLLLAPPVEEFLRQNAGYAGYSVQDLSGRILLGDHWVYSAVPLTHEPEFHSLEHDSVVYRVAVQRTRTGAGELVVSLADGSDPRQQWGQQMLLRVLLPNLVLVAAAGLAIHWAVRQAFKPLVDLAEAVEHRSPRDLSPIPEEASPAEVRPLVRSLNRLFVLVNAQTEGQRRFVADAAHQLRTPLAGLQAQVEAWALASRGANHGRAEEDGSVQEGIVLDVQDIEALRRAARRTSKLVHQLLALSRADAGSVDAQPRQRVDLKVLCESLLEDFLDVATARGLDLGLEVEPAQASGHGWLLRELLSNLVDNAIRYTPEGGSVTLRCGMQTDGCAVLEVEDDGPGIAESERSKVLQRFYRVPGAAGEGTGLGLAIADEIARGHGGTLQLRTGRLGRGLRASVAIPADADPGAG, encoded by the coding sequence ATGACGTCGGTCCTGCGCAATCGCCTGCTGTTCTTTCTGGTGCTGCCGCTGTGCGCGCTCGCATTGGCGGGCGCATGGCTCGATTACCGCTCCGCGGACGCTGCCGCCAGCCGGCACGACCAGCGTCTCGTGCGGTTACTGCCAGCGCTTGCCGATTCGCTGGCCGGGCCGTCCCGGCGGGAGGGGGAGCCCCCCGTGCTGCTGCTGGCGCCTCCGGTCGAGGAGTTCCTCCGCCAGAACGCCGGCTATGCGGGCTACAGCGTGCAGGACCTGTCTGGGCGCATCCTGCTCGGCGACCACTGGGTGTACAGCGCCGTGCCGCTCACGCATGAGCCGGAGTTCCACAGCCTGGAGCACGACAGTGTGGTCTATCGCGTGGCCGTGCAGCGGACCCGGACCGGGGCGGGAGAACTGGTGGTCTCCCTGGCCGACGGATCCGACCCACGCCAGCAGTGGGGGCAGCAGATGCTGCTGCGGGTTCTGCTGCCCAATCTCGTGCTGGTCGCGGCGGCAGGGCTGGCGATCCATTGGGCGGTCCGCCAGGCGTTCAAGCCGCTGGTGGATCTGGCCGAGGCCGTCGAGCACCGTTCGCCGCGCGACCTGAGTCCCATACCGGAAGAGGCCTCGCCCGCCGAAGTGCGCCCGCTGGTACGGTCGCTCAATCGGCTCTTCGTCCTGGTCAATGCGCAAACCGAGGGGCAACGCCGTTTCGTCGCGGATGCGGCGCACCAGTTGCGTACGCCGCTGGCGGGCCTGCAGGCGCAGGTGGAGGCCTGGGCACTGGCCTCCCGGGGGGCGAACCATGGCCGGGCCGAGGAGGATGGGTCTGTCCAGGAAGGCATTGTCCTGGACGTGCAGGACATCGAGGCGTTGCGCCGGGCGGCGCGCCGCACCTCCAAGCTCGTGCACCAGTTGCTGGCCCTGTCCCGTGCCGACGCAGGCAGCGTGGATGCCCAGCCCAGGCAGCGGGTCGATCTCAAGGTGCTCTGCGAAAGCCTGCTGGAGGATTTCCTGGATGTGGCCACCGCCCGTGGTCTGGATCTGGGGCTGGAGGTGGAGCCGGCCCAAGCATCGGGCCATGGGTGGCTGCTGCGCGAATTGCTTTCCAATCTTGTGGACAACGCCATCCGTTACACGCCGGAGGGCGGCAGCGTCACCTTGCGCTGCGGGATGCAGACTGACGGCTGCGCGGTCCTGGAGGTGGAGGACGACGGCCCGGGCATCGCGGAATCCGAGCGCAGCAAGGTGCTGCAGCGGTTCTATCGGGTTCCTGGCGCCGCGGGAGAGGGTACCGGCCTGGGGCTGGCGATCGCCGACGAGATCGCGCGCGGGCACGGGGGCACGCTGCAGTTGCGCACGGGCCGTCTGGGCCGCGGGCTGCGGGCCAGCGTGGCCATCCCGGCGGATGCGGATCCGGGCGCGGGCTAG
- a CDS encoding response regulator has protein sequence MRLLLVEDDVMLASGIKLGLTDAGYAVDWVGSGERAEEVLRGETFDAAVIDIGLPGMDGLELTRRLREPEMANPSIPVLILTARDALHDRVQGLDLGADDYMVKPYELPELLARLRALLRRSHAATTAVLSFGPLELDTAGRHASLRFPAADGGVAVRQPIELGPREWTVLEYLLIHAPKPASKEKLVQALTGWDKEITPNAVEVYVSRLRSKLEPGGVALRAIRGFGYRLELLAPGQG, from the coding sequence ATGCGTCTGCTGCTCGTCGAGGACGACGTGATGCTGGCCAGCGGCATCAAGCTGGGCCTGACCGACGCGGGCTATGCGGTGGACTGGGTGGGTAGCGGGGAACGGGCGGAAGAGGTGCTGCGCGGCGAGACATTCGATGCCGCCGTCATCGACATCGGACTGCCGGGCATGGACGGTCTGGAGCTGACGCGCCGCCTGCGCGAGCCGGAGATGGCCAACCCATCCATTCCGGTGCTCATCCTCACTGCACGCGACGCCCTGCATGACCGGGTCCAGGGTCTGGACCTCGGGGCGGACGACTACATGGTCAAGCCCTATGAACTGCCTGAGCTGCTCGCGCGCCTGCGTGCGCTGCTGCGTCGCTCGCATGCGGCCACCACCGCGGTGCTGAGCTTCGGGCCGCTGGAACTCGACACGGCAGGCCGGCACGCGAGCCTGCGCTTTCCGGCCGCCGATGGCGGAGTGGCGGTGCGCCAGCCCATCGAGCTCGGGCCGCGGGAGTGGACTGTGCTGGAGTACCTGCTGATCCACGCGCCCAAGCCGGCCAGCAAGGAAAAGCTGGTCCAGGCGCTGACCGGGTGGGACAAGGAGATCACCCCCAATGCCGTGGAGGTGTATGTGTCCCGCCTGCGCAGCAAGCTGGAGCCCGGCGGAGTGGCGCTGCGGGCGATCCGGGGCTTCGGCTACCGGCTGGAATTGCTGGCGCCCGGGCAGGGTTGA
- the argB gene encoding acetylglutamate kinase, with product MTDLQSIAPRDKAEILAQALPYIRKFHGKTIVIKYGGNAMTDPALQADFAEDVVLLKLVGMNPVVVHGGGPQIETALKRLGKQGQFIQGMRVTDAETMEVVEWVLAGEVQQDIVGLINQAGGKAVGLTGRDGGLIRARKLKMLDRDDPSKEHDIGQVGDIVSIDPSVVKALQDDAFIPVISPLGFGEENESYNINADVVASKLATVLKAEKLMMLTNIPGVLNKAGELITELTAREIDELVVDGTISGGMLPKIAGAIDAAKSGVNAVHIVDGRVPHAMLLEILTEQAYGTMIRSH from the coding sequence ATGACCGATCTGCAATCCATCGCCCCCCGGGACAAGGCCGAGATCCTGGCTCAGGCTCTGCCCTACATCCGCAAGTTCCACGGCAAGACCATCGTCATCAAGTATGGCGGCAATGCCATGACCGATCCGGCGCTGCAGGCCGACTTCGCGGAAGACGTGGTCCTGCTCAAGCTGGTCGGCATGAACCCGGTGGTGGTGCATGGCGGCGGTCCCCAGATCGAGACGGCGCTCAAGCGCCTGGGCAAGCAGGGGCAGTTCATCCAGGGCATGCGGGTGACCGATGCCGAGACCATGGAGGTGGTCGAATGGGTGCTGGCCGGTGAGGTGCAGCAGGACATCGTGGGCCTGATCAACCAGGCCGGAGGCAAGGCCGTGGGCCTGACGGGCCGTGACGGCGGCCTGATCCGGGCCCGCAAGCTGAAAATGCTGGACAGGGACGATCCCAGCAAGGAACACGACATCGGGCAGGTGGGCGACATCGTGTCCATCGATCCCAGCGTGGTCAAGGCCCTGCAGGACGATGCCTTCATCCCGGTGATCAGCCCGCTCGGTTTCGGCGAGGAAAACGAGAGCTACAACATCAACGCCGACGTGGTCGCCAGCAAGCTGGCCACCGTGCTCAAGGCCGAGAAGCTGATGATGCTCACCAACATCCCCGGCGTGCTGAACAAGGCCGGCGAACTCATCACCGAGCTCACGGCACGCGAGATCGACGAGCTCGTGGTGGATGGCACGATTTCCGGAGGCATGCTGCCGAAGATCGCGGGCGCCATCGATGCGGCCAAGAGCGGCGTCAATGCGGTGCATATCGTGGACGGCCGCGTTCCCCACGCGATGCTGCTGGAGATCCTGACCGAGCAGGCCTACGGCACCATGATCCGCAGCCACTGA
- the slmA gene encoding nucleoid occlusion factor SlmA, producing the protein MAESSPLTSNDGAEPEAAPPPPTARRRPRPGERREQILQTLAAMLEQPGGERITTAALAARLEVSEAALYRHFASKAQMFEGLIDFIEQSVFALVAQIVDRDMPEASQAADGMRRAARVVAMVLQFGERNPGMVRVMVGDALVFENERLQQRMGQFFDRIESTLRQCLRGAAEAAGSATPTVDAQVRAAALCDLVRGRLQRYARSGLRRPPTEHLDATLALLLH; encoded by the coding sequence ATGGCTGAATCCTCTCCTCTCACATCCAACGACGGCGCAGAGCCCGAGGCTGCGCCACCGCCGCCCACAGCCCGCCGGCGGCCCAGGCCGGGCGAGCGTCGGGAGCAGATCCTGCAGACCCTGGCGGCCATGCTGGAGCAGCCAGGCGGCGAGCGGATCACGACGGCCGCCCTGGCTGCGCGGCTGGAGGTGAGCGAGGCAGCCCTGTACCGGCACTTCGCCAGCAAGGCGCAGATGTTCGAAGGCCTCATCGATTTCATCGAGCAATCGGTCTTCGCGCTCGTTGCCCAGATCGTGGACCGCGACATGCCGGAGGCATCGCAGGCAGCGGACGGAATGCGCCGCGCTGCCCGCGTGGTGGCCATGGTCCTGCAGTTCGGCGAGCGCAACCCCGGGATGGTGCGCGTGATGGTGGGAGACGCCCTCGTCTTCGAGAACGAGCGGCTGCAGCAGCGCATGGGCCAGTTCTTCGACCGGATCGAATCGACGCTGCGCCAGTGCCTGCGGGGCGCCGCCGAAGCGGCCGGATCCGCCACTCCGACGGTGGATGCGCAGGTCCGCGCCGCGGCGCTGTGCGACCTCGTGCGCGGCAGGCTGCAGCGCTATGCGCGCAGCGGGCTGCGCCGCCCGCCGACCGAGCACCTCGACGCGACACTCGCGTTGCTGCTGCACTGA